Proteins encoded within one genomic window of Triticum aestivum cultivar Chinese Spring chromosome 2D, IWGSC CS RefSeq v2.1, whole genome shotgun sequence:
- the LOC123054429 gene encoding putative lipid-transfer protein DIR1: protein MGKSNALAATLLLVMVVSLATLEGVHGVCGMSNDEFKLCQPAAAVNNPTESPSAECCAALGKANLSCICRYKGIAGIWLKMYHIDAKRAMALPGKCGLTMPNNCS, encoded by the coding sequence ATGGGTAAGTCAAATGCATTGGCTGCAACACTGTTGCTTGTCATGGTGGTGTCCCTCGCCACACTAGAGGGTGTTCATGGCGTCTGCGGCATGTCGAATGATGAATTCAAGCTTTGCCAGCCCGCGGCGGCAGTGAATAACCCGACAGAGAGTCCGTCGGCTGAGTGTTGTGCTGCGCTTGGGAAGGCCAATCTATCATGCATTTGCCGCTACAAAGGCATCGCCGGCATATGGCTGAAAATGTACCACATCGACGCAAAGCGCGCCATGGCTCTGCCAGGCAAGTGCGGTCTCACCATGCCCAACAACTGCTCGTGA